Proteins found in one Flexistipes sp. genomic segment:
- the fdhD gene encoding formate dehydrogenase accessory sulfurtransferase FdhD — protein MQWKFSKKLVTRCKTIRYDGTFAEEESLIIKEIRHNIHVNGEFFASVMLIPEQQKEFTYGFLFTSGIINTSDDVVNYRMCENYNIYVYLKDPRPLGSNSTWTITSGCGGGKVLDKTYDDIKTIDSAFKISAADILNHFGVMEKESDLHSATRCVHKAYFAGSDGDCFTSDDIGRHNTIDKVVGGIVLKDLSRDGILISTGRLTSEMILKCSRAEIPIVVSRTAPSKLGIDLAEKSNMTLAGLTGKKGFTVFNDPGRIE, from the coding sequence ATGCAGTGGAAATTCTCAAAAAAATTGGTTACACGCTGTAAGACAATCAGGTATGACGGCACATTCGCTGAAGAAGAATCCCTTATTATCAAAGAAATAAGGCACAATATTCATGTAAACGGAGAGTTTTTTGCATCTGTTATGCTTATTCCTGAACAGCAAAAGGAATTTACATATGGGTTCCTATTTACTTCCGGGATAATAAACACTTCGGATGATGTAGTTAATTACAGGATGTGTGAAAATTATAACATATATGTTTATCTAAAAGATCCGAGACCGTTGGGCAGCAACTCCACGTGGACCATTACATCCGGATGCGGCGGCGGCAAAGTGCTGGATAAAACATATGATGACATAAAAACAATTGATTCAGCATTTAAAATCAGTGCCGCAGATATTTTGAATCACTTCGGGGTTATGGAAAAAGAATCCGATTTGCACAGTGCAACCAGGTGTGTCCATAAGGCTTATTTTGCCGGTTCTGATGGTGACTGTTTTACATCTGATGATATAGGCAGACACAATACTATAGATAAAGTTGTAGGCGGTATTGTTTTGAAAGACTTATCAAGAGACGGTATCTTGATTTCGACGGGCAGATTAACCTCTGAAATGATACTAAAATGCAGCCGTGCAGAGATTCCGATCGTTGTTTCACGCACTGCTCCGTCTAAATTGGGGATTGATTTGGCAGAAAAGTCCAATATGACACTGGCCGGGTTAACCGGTAAAAAAGGTTTCACTGTATTTAATGATCCGGGAAGGATTGAATGA
- the uvrB gene encoding excinuclease ABC subunit UvrB → MTFDLVSDYQPTGDQPEAISQLVENYRDNVKREVLLGVTGSGKTFTMANVIQQLEVPTLIIAHNKTLAAQLYGEFKRFFPDNAVEYFVSYYDYYQPEAYVPQSDTYIEKDSSINDNIDKMRHSATRSLLERRDVIIVASVSCIYGLGSPEAYYGMLVTLETGDDRSMEEVLQKLVDIQYDRNDYDFHRGVFRVKGDTVEVFPSHEDSLAYRIEFFGDEVERLSEFDPITGKTIKERPKIAVYPNTHYVTSAVSVDKIIKQIKSDLLERTAILEKENKLVEAQRLTQRTMYDIEMIEETGYCNGIENYSRYFDGRNPGDTPPTLLSYLPEDSLVIVDESHITIPQVRGMFKGDRSRKSTLVEFGFRLPSALDNRPLRFDEFNKRLDKVLYVSATPADFEITDSGNTVVEQIIRPTGLMDPAIEVRPAKNQVDNLYSEINSIVEKGERILVTTLTKRMAEDLTRYYKEMGLRVEYLHSEIDTLERIKIIRELRLGKFDVLVGINLLREGLDIPEVSLVAILDADKEGFLRSDRSLIQTIGRAARNVNGKAIFYADKMTKSMKFAIEETNRRRKKQQLYNEKHGITPETIKSEITNILDSIYEKDYVTVEVEDDAVERLLTGDRKKDIEVMEKEMYKASEELDYEKAAKIRDMLFEYKAKK, encoded by the coding sequence ATGACTTTTGATTTGGTATCGGACTACCAGCCCACCGGTGATCAGCCGGAGGCAATTTCACAGCTAGTCGAAAATTACCGTGACAACGTCAAAAGAGAAGTGCTTTTGGGTGTCACAGGCTCCGGCAAAACATTCACCATGGCAAACGTTATACAACAGCTTGAAGTTCCGACACTGATTATTGCTCACAATAAAACGCTTGCTGCCCAGCTTTACGGCGAATTCAAAAGATTTTTCCCTGATAACGCAGTGGAATATTTTGTGAGTTATTATGATTATTACCAGCCTGAGGCTTATGTCCCCCAGTCTGATACATACATAGAAAAGGATTCTTCCATTAATGACAACATAGATAAAATGCGCCATTCAGCCACAAGAAGTCTGCTCGAGCGAAGAGATGTTATAATTGTTGCAAGTGTATCATGTATTTATGGATTAGGTTCTCCGGAAGCCTATTACGGAATGCTTGTCACCCTTGAAACCGGCGATGACCGGAGCATGGAAGAGGTGTTGCAGAAACTGGTGGATATACAATACGACAGGAATGATTATGATTTTCACAGAGGTGTTTTTCGTGTTAAAGGTGACACTGTTGAAGTTTTTCCGTCGCATGAGGACAGTTTAGCTTACAGAATAGAATTTTTCGGTGATGAGGTGGAAAGGCTTTCCGAATTTGACCCTATAACGGGGAAAACAATAAAGGAGAGACCGAAAATTGCCGTTTACCCCAATACACACTACGTGACATCCGCTGTGAGTGTGGATAAAATTATAAAACAAATCAAATCCGATCTTTTGGAGCGGACAGCTATACTCGAAAAAGAAAACAAACTTGTTGAGGCCCAGAGGCTTACTCAAAGAACAATGTACGATATAGAGATGATTGAGGAAACGGGGTACTGCAACGGTATCGAAAATTATTCGAGATACTTCGACGGGCGCAATCCGGGAGATACTCCGCCGACACTGCTTAGTTATCTCCCCGAGGATTCACTTGTGATTGTGGACGAGTCACATATCACAATTCCTCAGGTCAGGGGGATGTTCAAGGGTGACAGATCCAGAAAGTCAACACTTGTGGAGTTTGGTTTCAGACTGCCTTCAGCTCTTGACAACAGACCGCTTAGATTTGATGAGTTTAATAAAAGGCTGGATAAGGTTTTATATGTCAGTGCAACACCCGCTGACTTTGAAATTACTGATTCCGGCAATACTGTTGTTGAACAAATCATCAGACCCACCGGACTTATGGACCCGGCAATCGAAGTTAGGCCGGCAAAAAACCAGGTGGACAACTTATACAGCGAGATTAACAGTATTGTTGAAAAAGGCGAAAGGATTCTTGTGACAACTCTTACAAAAAGGATGGCTGAGGATCTGACAAGATATTATAAAGAGATGGGGTTAAGGGTTGAGTATTTGCATTCGGAAATTGATACTCTGGAGCGGATAAAAATAATCAGAGAGCTGAGGCTTGGGAAGTTTGATGTGCTGGTGGGTATAAATTTGTTGAGGGAAGGGCTTGATATTCCCGAAGTAAGCCTTGTTGCAATACTTGATGCTGACAAAGAAGGTTTCCTGCGTTCTGACAGATCCCTTATACAGACAATAGGCCGCGCAGCACGTAATGTAAACGGCAAAGCTATTTTTTATGCAGACAAAATGACGAAATCGATGAAATTCGCTATTGAGGAAACAAACAGAAGAAGAAAAAAACAGCAGTTATATAACGAAAAACATGGAATAACACCGGAAACGATAAAGAGTGAGATAACAAATATTCTGGACAGTATTTACGAGAAAGACTATGTAACAGTTGAGGTTGAAGATGATGCCGTTGAGAGACTGCTGACCGGTGACAGGAAAAAAGACATTGAAGTTATGGAAAAAGAAATGTATAAAGCATCAGAGGAACTTGACTATGAAAAAGCAGCGAAAATCAGAGATATGCTGTTTGAATATAAGGCAAAAAAATAA
- a CDS encoding penicillin-binding protein 1A, with protein sequence MKKFLLYTGILLVVLTLSVTIGLGAYFFKLNSELPSIKQLKDFKYKQPTILYGRDNKTIAELGSKRRYPVSLEKIPDKLEKALIAVEDSRFYEHDGIDLKGIVRAFFVNLKAGRIVEGGSTLTQQLVKVIYLTPERKLKRKVKEAILAYKIDNYLTKDKILELYLNQVYFGRGAYGVEAAARFYFGKHVSDLTLAECAMIAGLPKAPGYYAPHINPDEAKERRNHVLYRMYEEGFITENEYNQASQTEIKIIDEAPNMRRTASYFVDYVISNLEKELNINDLESRGYKVYTTLNMKFQKLAEKAVKKNLAEVTNRQGYFGPIGNESESDIDKKLKDISYITEEGNYIVAEVSEVGRYKAEIKIDNNTASIFLRDCRWAHPYKGDSNRLDDLRTIIKEGDYILVKNTGAEKEPYYELTQEPQVEGSFMVINPKTGAILSMVGGYDYEKSMFNRAVDARRQVGSLFKPVVYSAAMENGYNPMSLVFDAPIIKTMENKNEFWRPENFEKEFYGFTTLKKALTKSRNVVTIKLADQIGVSTIKNYAEKFGITSDLANNLSISIGSGAISLKEMVYAYSVFPNMGERMKPFYVTKMVNRSGEIIYEQKPTVAERTLKPETAQIMTDMLINVIENGTGRRASHIHRVMGGKTGTTDDYIDAWFVGFTPNLTIGSWTGFDEYKTIGNLETGARAALPAWIDFTEDAVKYRDYEVMPSTDNVYYYKVDKETHKITDSYSEQYSFEPFYRNPEEQKVVK encoded by the coding sequence ATGAAAAAATTTCTTTTATATACCGGCATACTGCTTGTCGTCTTGACTTTATCGGTAACTATTGGGCTTGGTGCTTATTTCTTTAAGCTCAACAGCGAACTGCCGTCCATCAAACAACTGAAAGATTTCAAATATAAACAGCCCACCATTTTATATGGCAGAGACAATAAAACTATTGCAGAGCTCGGCAGCAAAAGAAGATATCCGGTTAGTCTTGAAAAAATTCCTGATAAACTTGAAAAGGCTTTGATTGCAGTTGAAGACAGCCGTTTTTATGAGCACGACGGGATAGATTTAAAGGGAATTGTCAGGGCGTTTTTTGTAAATCTTAAAGCAGGACGCATTGTTGAGGGAGGAAGTACATTAACTCAGCAGCTTGTCAAAGTTATATACTTAACTCCGGAAAGAAAACTTAAGCGGAAGGTAAAAGAGGCTATTCTGGCCTACAAAATAGATAATTATTTAACCAAAGACAAAATTCTGGAGCTGTATCTGAATCAGGTATATTTCGGCAGAGGTGCATATGGAGTGGAAGCTGCAGCACGTTTTTATTTCGGCAAACATGTATCCGATCTTACCTTAGCAGAATGCGCAATGATAGCAGGACTTCCGAAGGCACCCGGATACTACGCTCCGCATATTAATCCGGATGAAGCCAAGGAAAGAAGAAATCATGTGTTATACAGGATGTACGAAGAGGGCTTTATAACAGAAAATGAATACAATCAGGCATCACAAACAGAAATAAAAATTATTGACGAAGCCCCCAACATGAGAAGAACAGCCAGCTACTTTGTGGACTATGTGATAAGCAACCTTGAAAAAGAGTTAAATATAAATGACTTGGAAAGCAGAGGCTATAAGGTTTATACTACTTTGAATATGAAATTTCAAAAATTAGCTGAAAAAGCTGTGAAAAAGAATTTGGCCGAAGTGACAAACAGACAGGGGTATTTCGGCCCTATAGGAAATGAAAGCGAAAGTGATATTGATAAAAAACTTAAAGATATCTCATATATAACAGAAGAGGGGAACTACATTGTTGCCGAAGTATCCGAAGTGGGCAGATATAAGGCTGAAATAAAAATTGATAACAATACAGCAAGCATTTTTCTTAGAGACTGCAGGTGGGCCCACCCCTATAAAGGGGACAGCAACAGGCTGGATGACTTGAGAACAATTATAAAAGAGGGAGATTATATCCTGGTAAAAAATACAGGTGCTGAGAAAGAACCTTATTATGAGCTTACCCAGGAGCCTCAGGTTGAAGGCTCTTTTATGGTTATAAATCCCAAAACGGGTGCAATTCTATCCATGGTTGGTGGCTATGACTATGAAAAATCCATGTTCAACAGGGCGGTGGATGCTAGAAGACAGGTGGGAAGCTTATTCAAACCCGTGGTCTATTCCGCAGCGATGGAAAATGGATATAACCCCATGTCTCTGGTATTTGACGCACCTATTATAAAAACCATGGAAAATAAGAACGAGTTCTGGCGGCCTGAGAATTTTGAAAAGGAATTTTATGGCTTTACAACATTGAAGAAGGCACTTACCAAGTCCAGAAACGTTGTTACAATTAAACTGGCTGATCAGATCGGTGTTTCCACAATAAAAAATTATGCTGAAAAATTTGGAATAACCTCAGACCTTGCAAACAATCTTTCGATAAGCATTGGCTCAGGTGCAATTTCGCTGAAAGAGATGGTTTATGCATATTCGGTCTTTCCCAATATGGGAGAAAGAATGAAGCCTTTTTATGTAACCAAAATGGTTAACAGAAGCGGCGAGATAATCTATGAACAAAAGCCGACAGTTGCAGAAAGGACGCTGAAACCTGAGACTGCCCAGATTATGACGGATATGCTGATAAATGTCATAGAAAACGGAACCGGCCGCAGGGCCAGTCATATTCACCGTGTAATGGGAGGTAAAACAGGTACGACAGATGACTATATCGATGCCTGGTTTGTCGGATTTACACCTAATTTAACTATCGGCAGCTGGACGGGATTTGATGAATATAAAACTATCGGTAATCTGGAAACTGGTGCAAGAGCTGCACTACCGGCATGGATTGATTTTACCGAAGATGCCGTTAAATACAGGGACTATGAAGTAATGCCTTCAACGGATAACGTTTACTATTACAAAGTGGACAAAGAAACCCACAAGATTACGGACAGTTACTCCGAGCAGTATTCCTTTGAACCGTTTTACAGAAACCCGGAAGAGCAAAAAGTTGTTAAATAA
- a CDS encoding two-component system sensor histidine kinase NtrB translates to MNNINNDLFDHFDLLGMPLIAIEQNKIAQYNSSAENLFPKFIKSGIHDIPYFLSSKLAGNEKLIHINQEKFFIKSTEYESTVYVILFPMDEIFAEYSSFFDISSFLHEIKNPLTVINGTVQLLKNKSKDSYTLKCTEIIDNECSRLENFVDEFGFILDINLNYREFYILEFFEEMLASLQVLFKNVSFSTEISTDLKKINGDRDKLYRAFYNIIKNACEANPEGNIKIFYTIDTTIKYRDSNKKRLSSMAKFTIIDEAGGIPENIRNKIFTPFFTTKSKGRGLGLIIAREIIEKHKGRLSFDSQNNIGTVFTVLLPI, encoded by the coding sequence ATGAACAATATAAATAATGACCTGTTCGACCATTTTGATCTTTTGGGAATGCCTCTGATTGCAATTGAACAAAATAAAATTGCCCAATATAACAGCAGCGCTGAGAACCTTTTCCCAAAATTCATCAAGTCAGGTATTCATGATATCCCCTATTTTCTCAGCAGTAAATTGGCGGGAAATGAAAAACTTATCCACATAAATCAGGAAAAATTTTTCATTAAGTCCACTGAGTATGAAAGCACGGTTTATGTCATTTTGTTTCCAATGGATGAAATTTTTGCTGAATATAGCAGTTTTTTTGATATAAGCTCCTTTTTGCATGAAATAAAAAATCCTCTGACTGTGATAAATGGAACGGTTCAGCTTCTAAAAAATAAGAGTAAAGATAGTTACACGCTTAAATGTACTGAGATAATAGATAATGAATGCAGCCGGCTGGAAAATTTTGTGGATGAATTCGGTTTTATTCTGGATATAAATCTTAACTACAGGGAATTTTATATTTTGGAATTTTTTGAAGAAATGCTTGCCTCACTCCAGGTTTTATTTAAAAATGTCAGTTTTTCTACAGAGATTTCAACCGATTTAAAAAAAATAAACGGCGACAGGGACAAGTTGTACAGGGCATTTTATAATATTATAAAAAATGCCTGTGAGGCAAATCCGGAAGGCAATATTAAAATATTTTATACGATAGACACCACAATTAAATACAGAGATTCAAATAAAAAACGATTGTCATCGATGGCAAAATTTACTATTATCGATGAAGCCGGAGGGATTCCTGAAAATATCCGCAACAAAATTTTTACTCCATTTTTTACGACAAAAAGCAAGGGAAGGGGATTGGGACTTATTATAGCCAGGGAAATTATTGAAAAGCATAAAGGCAGATTGAGTTTTGATTCCCAAAATAATATAGGAACAGTTTTTACAGTGTTATTGCCGATATGA